In the genome of Colletotrichum lupini chromosome 8, complete sequence, one region contains:
- a CDS encoding CT20 family protein, with product MPPKKKVRSSVSAVATPTPARDEDAMDVDTPAADTPVASAPPIKPSADEWPNNLWTDDQLSSLYKGVIRWKPAGMHKHFRMIAISEHLRNHGIDPDFYTHTRIPHIWTKLRTLYDLKTIDQREDFYDAQEDDNYDDRFKEFTLPYDEFDDMMMERRLADASEPPTSPPEFELTPPPPSPGGSNTGGNTRRRKRASTVTKTRASTVEDTEDAGTDTASPPPKSARVARSQKRAAGKAKAEKAEKVEEPEKPKKSGKPAKAEKPKKGGKAGKAEKADSTNSEDDNDDDENSGGDEDGSDSDEEEQDDRNEAEDGEDGDDGDEEEEGDGSNSGDGSGSGDAGDSGGSGDSDDGDEEEEESAEDSGTPVSRSTRGAARGRGRGRGRVPPATANRLAAVHKDRPSGIKIPAAICDFTNASLDSMGRWSWNKKKNKK from the exons ATGCCTCCCAAAAAGAAGGTGCGCAGCAGTGTGTCTGCTGTCGCAACGCCAACGCCAGCTCGCGATGAAGATGCCATGGATGTCGATACACCTGCTGCAGATACTCCCGTGGCGAGCGCGCCTCCGATCAAGCCTTCTGCGGATGAGTGGCCAAACAATCTGTGGACCGACGACCAACTCTCATCTCTTTACAAAGGAGTTATCCGGTGGAAACCAGCAG GCATGCACAAACACTTCAGGATGATTGCTATCAGCGAGCACTTGCGGAATCACGGAATTGACCCCGACTTTTACACCCACACACGTATCCCCCATATCTGGACGAAGCTACGCACCTTGTACGACCTTAAGACGATCGACCAGCGAGAAGACTTCTACGACGCCCAAGAAGATGACAACTATGACGACCGATTCAAGGAGTTCACTCTTCCATACGACGAGTTTGACGATATGATGATGGAGCGTCGCCTTGCCGATGCTAGTGAACCTCCAACCTCACCACCCGAATTCGAGCttacaccaccaccgccctcTCCCGGCGGTAGCAACACTGGCGGAAACACCAGGCGGCGAAAGCGCGCCTCCACAGTGACCAAGACTCGCGCCAGCACCGTCGAGGATACGGAAGATGCTGGCACAGACACTGCGTCGCCGCCTCCAAAATCGGCGCGGGTGGCCAGGAGTCAGAAGAGGGCTGCCGGCAAGGCTAAAGCCGAGAAAGCTGAGAAGGTCGAAGAGCCTGAAAAGCCAAAGAAGTCCGGGAAGCCGGCGAAGGCAGAGAAACCCAAGAAGGGCGGGAAAGCTGGCAAGGCTGAAAAGGCCGACTCGACGAACTCGGAAGATGACAACGATGATGACGAAAACTCGGGCGGGGATGAGGACGGGTCCGACTCGGACGAAGAAGAGCAAGATGATCGCAATGAGGCTGAAGACGGAGAAGATGGAGACGAcggcgacgaggaagaggaaggtgATGGGAGCAATTCTGGCGATGGTAGTGGCTCTGGTGATGCCGGTGACTCTGGCGGCTCTGGAGACTCCGATGATGGagacgaggaggaagaggagagcGCCGAAGATAGCGGGACCCCAGTATCGCGTTCGACAAGAGGTGCTGCCCGAGGTCGTGGCAGAGGCAGAGGCCGAG TCCCACCCGCCACAGCAAACAGGCTGGCGGCTGTCCATAAAGACAGACCTAGTGGAATAAAGATACCCGCCGCGATATGCGACTTCACGAATGCTTCACTGG ATAGCATGGGACGATGGTCTTGgaataagaagaagaacaaaAAGTAG
- a CDS encoding pyrimidine 5'-nucleotidase produces MSPASQPRRILVIVTTNVFAPRSPTAGNSSLYLSFLIAKSLKKPQAAFVSQKRGIPTLSPRKRNISVKLQTNVVSLASCRSDSHQTYLEASLLQPDFGPFLHQRPGLTQQGAALSIASPFYGACYTTSAMNTSKTHTNGVSTSKPVLFFDIDNCLYPRSSKVQDHMAQLIDEYFVKHLSLQWDDAVKLHKEYYTNYGLAIEGLVRHHEIDPLEYNAQVDDALPLEDILSPNPELRELLEDVDKSKCTMWLLTNAYVNHAKRVTKLLGIDDLFDGLTFCDYGQAPLVCKPAKEMYLRAMREAGVEKMEDCYFVDDSYLNCQKAQGYGWNVAHLVEEDLPVPKTPASAHQIRHLRELRDTFPQFFKSKNA; encoded by the exons ATGTCACCAGCTTCCCAGCCTCGGCGTATTTTGGTCATAGTCACCACTAATGTTTTCGCGCCAAGGTCCCCGACAGCCGGAAACAGCTCCCTGTACCTTAGCTTCCT TATCGCGAAAAGCCTCAAAAAGCCCCAAGCTGCATTTGTAAGCCAGAAACGGGGTATTCCAACTTTGAGTCCAAGGAAAAGAAACATAAGTGTCAAACTCCAGACCAACGTGGTTTCGCTTGCTTCATGCCGATCAGACTCCCACCAAACATACCTCGAAGCTTCTCTTCTTCAGCCCGACTTCGGTCCTTTCCTTCACCAAAGACCCGGCCTTACACAACAAGGCGCGGCATTGAGCATTGCAAGCCCCTTTT ACGGCGCCTGCTATACGACATCAGCCATGAATACCAGCAAAACCCACACAAATGGAGTGTCAACTTCAAAGCCTGTGCTGTTTTT TGACATTGATAACTGCCTCTACCCGAGGA GTTCAAAAGTCCAGGACCACATGGCACAGCTAATTGACGAGTACTTCGTAAAGCACCTTTCCCTCCAGTGGGACGATGCCGTGAAATTGCACAAGGAGTATTACACCAACTACGGCCTTGCGATTGAAGGCCTGGTTCGCCACCATGAGATCGACCCTCTAGAATACAACGCCCAGGTCGACGACGCCCTGCCTCTTGAGGATATCCTCAGTCCGAACCCTGAGCTGCGCGAACTGCTCGAAGATGTCGATAAGAGCAAGTGTACCATGTGGCTCCTCACCAACGCCTACGTAAACCACGCTAAGCGCGTGACCAAGCTGCTGGGTATTGACGATCTCTTTGATGGCCTCACTTTCTGCGACTATGGACAGGCACCGCTTGTCTGCAAGCCTGCCAAGGAGATGTACTTGAGGGCTATGCGTGAGGCGGGCGTCGAGAAGATGGAGGATTGCTACTTTGTTG ACGACTCTTACCTGAACTGCCAAAAGGCCCAGGGCTATGGGTGGAACGTAGCCCATCTCGTCGAGGAGGATCTCCCTGTGCCGAAGACGCCTGCATCCGCTCATCAGATCCGTCACCTCAGGGAGCTGCGAGACACCTTTCCTCAATTCTTCAAGTCCAAGAACGCTTag
- a CDS encoding RNA polymerase II transcription mediator, translated as MGDRLTQLQDAVDQLAQQFVASFHFVHRRHDLELLGPNDKIREVKQDPEQKEVDPLPADEFKDGLAELSRDLIIKEQQIEVLISSLPGLDSSEADQERYVQELEDELKVAESQRQDAIREKDQILAKLDEVIRSVRRP; from the exons ATGGGCGACAGACTTACTCAATTGCAAGACGCTGTGGACCAG CTTGCCCAGCAATTCGTCGCAAGCTTCCACTTCGTCCACCGGCGCCACGATCTCGAGCTGCTCGGACCCAACGATAAAATTAGAGAGGTCAAACAGGATCCGGAACAGAAAGAAG TCGATCCTCTCCCCGCAGACGAATTCAAGGACGGCCTAGCTGAGCTGTCGCGCGACCTCATCATCAAGGAACAACAAATCGAGGTCCTTATTTCCAGCCTGCCGGGTTTGGACAGTAGCGAAGCCGACCAGGAGCGCTATGTTCAGGAGCTGGAGGATGAGCTCAAGGTCGCAGAGAGTCAGAGGCAGGATGCGATACGAGAGAAGGACCAGATTCTGGCGAAGCTTGATGAAGTGATTAGAAGTGTTCGACGGCCATGA
- a CDS encoding KH domain-containing protein, with protein sequence MNKLANMRHWSERMSPNFGMGRPNMPMNPMNPRRDTVPQQAASISSPQPLDAPTPIIHYSFNVPFASDLAGPNTEDILHATDDAVLRWTHPEDVADDVQVHELPVHTQNLANLRKVCKDITNGPFQIEAHVISTTPKNAKGQQVTTVCLSGTPEMVNKSRETILNDNQTVLRCTTVDVEGHLVCDLTAGALKQQVTDTLDYISKYCGVDIFLLGPKLTPVVDGMTGDAEMRVDQRWRVAIYGDILSVEHAKARVLIQIDTLLGRVVDATKLDLSIHQLVCGRHRKNIKLIESSTGTAIYFPPPFSQMYRYCPPGASRRDPTDIFITGESPQAIELAKQKLHETVSRIRLYMKDVTISPAKIDSVLLTRLDKVRKILEANGTYILFPPLASQRNMVRVQGSEGLHVERTVREVMALAGQFYSAAWWIQQPDSRQLPNPADVRTMLGDVCANSDADLSFDKMNFSITGSDDAVKAALMVMSEIKFLVQSQYQIRVKIELANEHKEFVSGKKNGKINKIMGQSSVQIIFDGFNEYNFNIDVMAASYDSMKQGLTLVEQEMPASISFHVPDQYHKRIIGIGGQHIQRIMKKHSVFVKFSNAMDRGGMGREDDDVKVDNVICRTPARNAQNLDAVKNEILEMVDRADSEYTSQIVNVDRLYHRQLLARLGEIDELEGKYNCKIVFPSTEQASDEVTVTGPQWQVPHCVDEFLGMVPDNHELVLTRTPEFIKFLESPSFAHDLVPKLKTQYEVEVTVHQDADSEDGLPALALRWTFTRNNAGGLRDAIDFLLAQFATAGVEVTILKGSIPRPKSDSFEDSLQYFDSKLLQHAPATIAADSPTKAAFEGEVARERGTIFDRLRKPGSMTSISSFLDRRKNSSHSTHANFFKGSSNVSKSSLISIESTRSFNADRNPWNDSGVNLPDDDNPWAHRPIGNGSDKLTIPQPGDVTPRHSTRASGDSGRPSTSHSTNSGYPGPIGPFR encoded by the exons ATGAACAAACTGGCAAACATGCGTCACTGGTCCGAGAGGATGAGCCCCAACTTTGGAATGGGTCGTCCCAACATGCCCATGAACCCCATGAACCCGAGAAGAGATACAGTTCCTCAACAGGCTGCTTCAATAAGCTCGCCTCAGCCTCTCGATGCTCCGACGCCAATCATTCACTATTCCTTCAATGTGCCATTCGCCTCCGACCTCGCCGGTCCCAACACTGAGGATATCCTTCACGCTACTGACGATGCCGTTTTGCGCTGGACCCACCCCGAGGACGTCGCCGACGACGTCCAGGTTCACGAGCTGCCTGTCCACACCCAGAATCTTGCCAACCTGCGCAAGGTCTGCAAGGACATCACCAACGGCCCTTTCCAGATCGAGGCTCATGTCATCTCAACGACCCCCAAGAATGCAAAGGGGCAGCAGGTCACTACTGTGTGCCTGTCGGGAACTCCGGAAATGGTCAACAAGAGCAGGGAGACGATTTTGAACGACAACCAGACTGTCTTG CGTTGTACGACTGTTGATGTTGAGGGCCACCTTGTCTGTGACCTGACCGCTGGTGCCTTGAAGCAGCAAGTGACGGACACCTTGGATTACATCTCCAAGTACTGCGGGGTCGACATTTTCTTGCTAGGACCCAAATTGACACCCGTGGTTGATGGCATGACGGGTGATGCCGAGATGCGTGTAGACCAAAGATGGCGAGTAGCCATCTACGGTGATATTCTCTCCGTCGAGCATGCAAAGGCCCGTGTGCTTATCCAAATTGACACTCTG CTCGGCCGAGTTGTCGATGCCACCAAGCTTGACCTGTCGATTCACCAGCTTGTGTGCGGCCGCCACCGAAAGAACATCAAGCTCATTGAGTCGTCGACTGGCACTGCCATCTACTTCCCGCCTCCTTTCTCCCAGATGTACCGATACTGCCCGCCTGGAGCAAGCCGCCGTGACCCTACAGACATCTTCATCACGGGCGAGAGCCCTCAGGCCATTGAGCTTGCCAAGCAGAAGCTTCACGAGACCGTTTCCCGCATCCGTTTGTACATGAAGGATGTCACCATTTCGCCGGCCAAAATTGACAGTGTCTTGCTTACCCGTCTCGATAAAGTTCGCAAGATCCTTGAAGCCAATGGCACCTACATCTTGTTCCCTCCTCTGGCAAGCCAGCGCAACATGGTTCGTGTCCAGGGAAGCGAAGGATTGCATGTTGAGCGCACCGTCCGCGAGGTCATGGCCCTG GCCGGACAGTTCTACAGCGCAGCATGGTGGATCCAACAGCCCGACAGCCGCCAGCTTCCGAACCCCGCCGACGTCAGAACTATGCTTGGTGATGTTTGTGCCAACTCGGATGCCGATTTATCCTTCGACAAGATGAACTTCTCAATCACCGGTTCTGATGATGCCGTAAAGGCCGCCTTGATGGTCATGTCTGAGATCAAGTTCCTTGTCCAGTCCCAGTACCAGATTCGCGTCAAGATTGAACTCGCCAACGAGCACAAGGAATTCGTGAGTGGCAAGAAAAATGGcaagattaataaaatcaTGGGTCAGAGCAGTGTACAGATTATTTTCGATGGCTTCAACGAGTATAACTTCAACATTGATGTCATGGCTGCCAGCTACGACTCAATGAAGCAGGGGCTCACGCTTGTCGAACAGGAGATGCCTGCTTCCATCTCCTTCCACGTTCCCGATCAGTACCACAAGCGAATTATCGGCATTGGAGGACAGCATATCCAGCGCATCATGAAGAAGCACTCTGTGTTTGTCAAGTTCTCCAACGCCATGGACCGCGGAGGAATGGGCCGTGAGGATGACGACGTGAAGGTCGACAACGTTATTTGCCGCACTCCAGCCAGGAACGCCCAGAATCTCGATGCTGTTAAGAACGAGATTCTGGAAATGGTCGACAGAGCC GACTCCGAGTATACCTCGCAGATCGTCAATGTTGACCGCCTGTATCATCGTCAGCTCTTGGCTCGTCTCGGTGAGATTGACGAGCTCGAGGGCAAATACAACTGCAAGATTGTGTTCCCTAGCACTGAGCAGGCTAGCGATGAGGTCACGGTGACTGGCCCACAGTGGCAGGTGCCTCATTGCGTCGATGAATTTTTG GGCATGGTTCCTGACAACCATGAGTTGGTTCTCACCCGCACCCCTGAGTTCATCAAGTTCCTTGAGTCGCCCAGCTTCGCCCACGATCTTGTTCCGAAACTGAAGACGCAGTACGAAGTCGAGGTCACTGTCCATCAGGATGCTGATTCTGAGGATGGCTTGCCGGCTCTCGCCTTGCGCTGGACGTTTACTCGCAACAATGCCGGCGGCCTGCGTGACGCCATCGACTTCCTTCTTGCTCAATTTGCTACTGCTGGCGTTGAGGTGACCATTTTGAAGGGTTCAATCCCCCGGCCCAAGTCCGATTCATTCGAAGACTCGCTTCAGTACTTTGACTCGAAGCTTCTCCAACATGCTCCGGCCACCATCGCCGCCGATTCCCCAACCAAGGCGGCCTTCGAGGGGGAGGTTGCTCGCGAGCGGGGCACGATCTTTGATCGTCTTCGCAAGCCTGGCAGCATGACCTCCATCTCGTCCTTCTTGGACCGCCGCAAGAACAGCTCCCACTCGACCCACGCCAACTTTTTCAAGGGATCTAGCAATGTGTCCAAGTCTTCTCTTATTTCGATCGAATCTACCCGCAGCTTCAATGCGGACAGAAACCCCTGGAACGATAGCGGCGTTAATCTTCCAGACGACGACAACCCATGGGCCCACCGCCCCATTGGGAATGGTTCTGACAAGCTGACCATTCCCCAACCTGGTGACGTTACGCCACGTCACAGCACTCGAGCGTCCGGCGACAGCGGGCGCCCTTCTACGTCTCATTCTACGAATTCTGGATACCCCGGTCCCATCGGACCTTTCCGTTAG